In Chryseobacterium sp. C-71, the genomic window TGTGAAATTGTGTTTTTTTTGAAAAGGAAATTGTTCAAGACTTTTTGATAATCTATTTTGCATTTCTATAGTTCTAGAAATTCAGAATTGATACTAAAGTTAAATTTACGAAATGAAAACTTAAGATTTTGTCCTGTATTTAGTGATTATTTGTACCATAGAACCTAAAAAAAGTCCAATCAGTGCACTTCTCAGAAACAAATTAACTTTAAAAATAAAACTAATGATGATAAGGCATAATAAAATCCCAGCAATCATCATTAAATACTTTTGGCTTGTAATTTTAATCATTCGAAATTATATTTTTATTCAGAATCTTTTTCTACCAATGAGTCTTTCAGCTTCAGCAATTCAGCTTTTACAAATTCCAGTCGGTCAATTAAAGTAACTGTCTCAGAGATTTTTGAGTTGGTGGTCAGCGCAATTCTCGCTCCGTCAAGCGTATAACCTTTTTCTTTCACCAAGTGATAGATGATTTTCAGGTTTTTGATGTCTTCCGGAGTGAAATATCGGTTTCCTTTCTTGTTTTTTTTGGGTTTGATGATTGGGAATTCCTGTTCCCAATATCTTATCAATGAAGCGTTTACGTCGAATGCTTTAGCAACTTCTCCTATCGAATAATACAGTTTGTCGGGTAAATTTGTCTTCATTGTAGATGATCCTGAAAATTCAAAGATAAATATTTTTTAAGCTCGGGTACAAATACACGTTGTAAAATGTTCAGGTTAAATGTATTTTTGTCTTCTTTCACACTTAATAAAATCAGGATGAATTCTATCTCGGTATTGCAAATCAATCTTTTTCAGTCAGAGAAAAACGCTCCGGATTTTTATTTTAATACTTTAAAAAATCACTTGGTTTCGAGCCATAAGCATATTGAGAAGCCGCACCGTCATGATTTCTATGTCACTGTTATTTTTACCAGAGGGCTGGGAATTCATGAAATAGATTTTCAAAAATATGATGTTTCTGAAGGGAGTTTGTTTTTTCTTTCTCCGGGGCAAGTGCACAGCTGGGAACTTTCTGCGGATACTGATGGCTATATTTTCTTTTTTTCTCAGCCATATTATGAGATGCATTATGTGAATCAAAAACTGAAAAACTTTCCATTTTTCAATTCTCCGAGCTTTCCGAGAAAACTTCAGATTCAATCGGAAGAATTGGAGGGAATAATTCACCTTTTTAAAGCAATTGAAAATGAGCATCTGTCTCAAAATGTGATGAAACATAGCTTCATTCTTTCATTGATTACCCAAATTTACATTCATTCGGTGAGAGGTTTTTCTAGAAATGAGAATGAAATTTCTGCTGTCGGTATTTCTTCTTTTAAACATTATCAGGATTTTGAAAATTTATTGGAAGAGTTTTTCGTTTCACAAAAATCTATTTCTTATTATGCTTCCATGATGAATATTTCTCCGAAACATCTCAACAGAATTACGCAGACCGTCATGCAAAAAACGGCTTCGGAGATTATTACTGAAAGAGTAATTTTAGAAGCCAAAAGAATGCTTATTTATCTTGATGAAAGTCTTGTGGAAATCGCTTTCAGATTAGGTTACGAAGAGTATTCTTATTTCGCAAGAGTGTTCCGCAAAAATTCAGGAATTACCCCTTCTCAATTCGTTAAAAATCATAAAAATTAAGCTTTATAATAAAAGTTTAAACGGTCCTTCAAACGTCGTTTCGAAAGTATCTAAAATTTCTCCTTTATCGTCTAATACAGCAATGGTAATGTTTTGTTTAGAAAATTTGACATCTTTTTCAGGAAAAGAAATGCTGATAGAACCTTTCAAAATTTCATCGCCTTTTAAAATAATTTTGCTTGAACCTGACGAAATAACTTCGGCATTATCGGGATAAAGTACTTTTATTGAAACTACTTTTTTCTCATTGGTTTTATTCAGAAAAGTATACGTGAAATTGTTGATGATTTTTCCGTCCCGCACAAAAAATGTTGATCCTGCAGGTTTGATAAATTTAGCTTCCATAGAACCTCGGTCGTAAATCAAAAATCCTAGAAGACCAATAAGTAATCCCAGAAAAACTGTTGTCACAACGATCCTGGAAGTTATCCCAATTTTTTTTCCACTTTCAATTTCTGCTTCTGTGGCATAACGCACCAATCCTGTTGGTAAACCTACTTTTGTCATTACTTCGTCACAAGCGTCGATGCAGGCTGTACAATTGATGCATTCTAATTGCTGGCCGTTTCGGATGTCAATTCCTGTAGGGCAAACCACCACACATTGTCCGCAGTCGATACAATCGCCTTTTGAATAGGCCTTTCTGTCTTCGCCATTTCTCCATTTTGCCCGGTTTTCTCCTCTCTTAGTATCGTAATAGACATTGATGGTTTGTTTATCGATCAATACACCCTGAAGTCGTCCGTACGGACAAACCAATGTGCAGACCTGCTCACGAAGCCATGCAAAAACGAAATAGAAAGCCAATGAGAATGACAACATTGATGTGAAATGTAAAGGGTGTTCTAAAGGGCCTTCTGCAATGATTCTGAACATATTTTCATATCCTATGATATACATAAACATGAAATGCGCAATGACCAGTGAAATCATAAAGAAAACAGACCATTTTAAAACCCTTTTTTGGATCTTTTCAGAATCCCAGTTTTGTCTGTCGAGCTTCATTTGTTTGTTTCGGTCGCCTTCAATCAGATACTCAATTTTACGGAAAACCATTTCCATAAAAATAGTTTGCGGACACAGCCATCCACAAAATATTCTTCCGAAAACTACCGTGAAAATCATTACAAAAATAACCGAAATTACTGCTCCCAAAGCTAAAATAAAGAAGTCCTGAAGGTAAAAAGGCATACCGACAATGAAGAATTTTCTGTCAAGAAGATTGATGAGAAGAAACGGATTATTGTTAATCTTTAAAAACGGAATTCCAAAAAATAATGCCAATAAAACATAACTTGTATAATCTCTGTAATTGGTAAATTTACCTTTTGGCTTTCTTGGGAAGACCCATTTTCGTTTTCCGGTATCGTCCATTGTTCCTACCGAATCTCTGAATGCCTCGCCATCACTTCCCGGAATTTTTATATTGCCCTGCTGAATACTCATCTTTGAATTTTATTTAATTAAAAGGACTTTTTAGAATGTTATGAAATTATTTTTATGCTCCATTTTCTCTCAATAAAAGATGATACAAAGCTCCTGATAATAAGTTTTGATAAATAATATTAAATACTTACAGAATAGGACAAAAAGGACATTCTGGGTGTTTTGTTTAAATTAAATAATTGATAATTAAAAATTGTCAGACCTTTTTACAAATCGTAAATTGTCAGCTTTAAATTTTAAAAGAATGAAAAATATATTGAATGCAGGTCTTGTTGGTTTGGTTTTGGCATTTCTCAGTTGTAAATCAACAAATTATAATGCTATGCTTGAAAACACCGAACCAAAATTAATTTCAGATCAATTTACCTTTACAGAAGGTCCTGCAACCGACAAAATTGGAAATGTATATTTCACAGATCAGCCCAACGATAAAATTTATGTCTGGGACTGGAAAACCGATAAAATATCTTTATTTTTAGATAAAACGGGTCGAGCTAATGGAACTTATTTTGATGAAAACGATAATTTAATCACCTGTTCAGACAACGAAGGAGAAATCTGGAAAATTGGTAAAGATAAATCGATTGAGGTTTTATCTAAAGGTTTTGAGGGTAAAAGAATGAATGGTCCTAACGATCTTTGGCTCGATGGAATTGGCGGAATTTATTTCACAGATCCTTTATACAAAAGAGATTACTGGGAAAATTTTAAAGTAGAAATTCCTGAGAAAAATTTATATTACAGAAATAAAAACGGAAAAATTTCTAAGCTGGAAACTTTTGTACAACCCAATGGAATTATTGGAAGTATTAAATTGAAGAAAATCTATGTTTCAGATATCGATGCCGGAAAAACGTATGTCTATGATATTTTAGGTGAAGGAAAATTGTCTGAAAAGAAATTATTTTGCGAAATGGGCTCAGACGGAATGACGCTTGATGAAGAAGGAAATTTATATTTAACAGGCGACGGCGTGACAGTTTTCAACAATAAAGGAGAAAAAGTACATCACATTAAAATTCCTGAAGACTGGACGGGGAATGTGACTTTTGGAGGTGAAAAAAATAATATTTTATTTATCACGGCTTCAAAATCAGTCTATACTTTACCAACAAAAACGAGTGGATTGAAATAAATTGAAACAAAGGTTGAGGTTTAAAGTGAAAGAACTTTCAGTAAGCCTCAACCTTTGCTTTAAACTAATAAGCTACCTCCATTTTTACTTTCTTTCCTTTCAGTTTTTCGGAGCTCAGTTTTTTAAGCAAATCTCTCACTTTTGTTCTTGAGACAGCAACGTAAGAAGTGGTGTCTTTCACTTCAATCAGACCAAGATCTTCTTTCTGCAATTCTCCTTTTTTCAATAAGTATCCAACGATGTCTACTTTATTCACTTTATCTTTTTTTCCGGCACTGATGTAAATCGTCTGAAATGGCGGATTGGCAGGAACTTTAGAAAATTCCTTTACAGATTCTTCAGGCGTATCTTTTTTGATAAAAGGGAATTTTTCATCTTCTGTCATCACCAAATAAGCAATACCTTTGGCGTTCATTCTCGCAGTACGGCCGTTTCTGTGGATAAAAGCATCTTCAGTCGTCGGTAACTGATAATGAACAATTGATTCAACTTCAGGAACGTCTAAACCTCGTGCAGCCAAATCGGTTGTGATTAAAACTCTCGCCGTATCATTTCTGAATTTCAGCAAAGCACGCTCTCTTTCATCCTGTTCCATACCACCGTGGAAGGTTTCTCTGGCAATTCCTTTATCTAAAAGCAAATCTGCGATACGGTCAACGGTTTCTCTGTGATTACAGAAAATCAAGGTTCTTTTATTCCCTATTTTGCAAATCAGATGAAATAAAGTATTGAGTTTTTCCTCAGAAATCGTCATTACTTTTCTTAACTGAATGTCGGGTTTATTTTCGCCTAATTTTAAGAAATCGACTATTTTTTCATTTTTCAGACCAGTAAATTTCGGAATTTCATCCATAGAAGTTGCTGAAGTCAGGATTCTTTGAAAAAGGTTGTACATATTTTCGATAATGTATTCCATATCATCATGAAAACCTAATTCTAAAGCCTTATCAAATTCATCAAGTACCAGATTTTTGATTGTTTTTACATCAAGATTTTTATTTCTCATGTGATAGGCAATCCTTCCTGGAGTTCCAATTAAAACTGCAGGGGCTTCTTTAAGATTGTTTATTTCAATCTTTTTATCGTGGCCACCGTAGCACACCGTCACCTTAAAATCTGTTCCCATCGATTTGAAAACCTGCTCGATCTGCAAAGCTAATTCTCTTGCCGGAACTACAATTAAAGCCTGAATTCCTGTAGATTCTTTTTGCAGATTTCTTAGAACCGGAAACAGAAATGCCAATGTTTTCCCTGAACCGGTAGGCGAAAGTAAAACAACATCGGTATTGTTTTCCGTAGTTTTGTATGTAGATTTCTGCATCTGATTCATATCCTGAATCTGCAGTTTTTTATAAATAGATTCTAATTCCATTTTGCAAAGGTAAAGGATTTTGGAAATTGAACCTATTTTAAAAAGATCTTGACTTTATATTTATAGTAATATCGAAAAGCAGTAAGCGAAAAATTTTATTTCGAATTCAATCAATATTAAATTTAGTCGCTTGTCGGTAAGGTAATTTTTATAGGTTTAATATTTTTATAAGGTTCCTTTTCATGTGCAAATTGTAAATTATCAAAAACAATCGCAGATTTACCTTTGTTTATTTCTGTGTTCACGATTTTTTCCAAAATCTCAATTTCACTTGCAGAAACACCGTAATAGTCTAGAAGAATAGAATCATTTTTTTTAAAATGTGCTTTTATAGCAAGAGTCTTTTTATTATTAAAACTTAAATGCTCATACTTTTCATTTGGATTCAGTTTTAGTTCGTCAATAATCACTTCTGAATTCACTTTATCAATTTTCATTGTATTGATTAGATACCTATGGACTGTCAATGGATTGAGAAATGATGAAAAAAAGTTTTGTTGGTGGTTTTTTGCCCAAGGTAAATTAGTTTTTTGATTTTGGAATCGTTTGATTAATTCTATGGTCAAATCGAAACCTAAGGGTTTATTTTCATTGTTGAAATTAGGAATGTAAATTCTAATTAAACTCCCGCTTTTGAGTTCAAATTCAGGAATTTGAATTCCGTTAATTTCAAAATTTTCATTGTGAAAAGTACTCTTTTGCATTTTGCTATTCAACTTTTTTTAAATTTAAACGATTTAAAGATAATTAAATATTCATTGAGGTTGAGATATAAAAGTGAGTATAGTGGAATTCAAAATATTTTAAAGAAATTTGCATAACCATCAACCATCAACCATCAACCATCAACCATCAACCATCAACCATCAACCATCAACCATCAACCATCAACCATCAACCATCAACCATCAACCATCAATTCCATGACTCCCGAGAAAAGAAAACTCATGACCGACAGTTTTAACCGTTCAGAAACGTTGAAATTCTACAATGCCCAACTTCTTGAAGTAGAAACCGATTTCGTCTCCATTAAAATTCCAAAAATGGAAATGATGACCAGAACTGCCGGAATGTTCAACGGAGCAATGATTGCTTCGTTGGTAGATGTTTCTTCGGGTTATGCCGCTGTCAGT contains:
- a CDS encoding helix-turn-helix transcriptional regulator, encoding MNSISVLQINLFQSEKNAPDFYFNTLKNHLVSSHKHIEKPHRHDFYVTVIFTRGLGIHEIDFQKYDVSEGSLFFLSPGQVHSWELSADTDGYIFFFSQPYYEMHYVNQKLKNFPFFNSPSFPRKLQIQSEELEGIIHLFKAIENEHLSQNVMKHSFILSLITQIYIHSVRGFSRNENEISAVGISSFKHYQDFENLLEEFFVSQKSISYYASMMNISPKHLNRITQTVMQKTASEIITERVILEAKRMLIYLDESLVEIAFRLGYEEYSYFARVFRKNSGITPSQFVKNHKN
- a CDS encoding SMP-30/gluconolactonase/LRE family protein, whose amino-acid sequence is MKNILNAGLVGLVLAFLSCKSTNYNAMLENTEPKLISDQFTFTEGPATDKIGNVYFTDQPNDKIYVWDWKTDKISLFLDKTGRANGTYFDENDNLITCSDNEGEIWKIGKDKSIEVLSKGFEGKRMNGPNDLWLDGIGGIYFTDPLYKRDYWENFKVEIPEKNLYYRNKNGKISKLETFVQPNGIIGSIKLKKIYVSDIDAGKTYVYDILGEGKLSEKKLFCEMGSDGMTLDEEGNLYLTGDGVTVFNNKGEKVHHIKIPEDWTGNVTFGGEKNNILFITASKSVYTLPTKTSGLK
- a CDS encoding MerR family transcriptional regulator; translated protein: MKTNLPDKLYYSIGEVAKAFDVNASLIRYWEQEFPIIKPKKNKKGNRYFTPEDIKNLKIIYHLVKEKGYTLDGARIALTTNSKISETVTLIDRLEFVKAELLKLKDSLVEKDSE
- a CDS encoding DEAD/DEAH box helicase; this encodes MELESIYKKLQIQDMNQMQKSTYKTTENNTDVVLLSPTGSGKTLAFLFPVLRNLQKESTGIQALIVVPARELALQIEQVFKSMGTDFKVTVCYGGHDKKIEINNLKEAPAVLIGTPGRIAYHMRNKNLDVKTIKNLVLDEFDKALELGFHDDMEYIIENMYNLFQRILTSATSMDEIPKFTGLKNEKIVDFLKLGENKPDIQLRKVMTISEEKLNTLFHLICKIGNKRTLIFCNHRETVDRIADLLLDKGIARETFHGGMEQDERERALLKFRNDTARVLITTDLAARGLDVPEVESIVHYQLPTTEDAFIHRNGRTARMNAKGIAYLVMTEDEKFPFIKKDTPEESVKEFSKVPANPPFQTIYISAGKKDKVNKVDIVGYLLKKGELQKEDLGLIEVKDTTSYVAVSRTKVRDLLKKLSSEKLKGKKVKMEVAY
- the ccoG gene encoding cytochrome c oxidase accessory protein CcoG, whose amino-acid sequence is MSIQQGNIKIPGSDGEAFRDSVGTMDDTGKRKWVFPRKPKGKFTNYRDYTSYVLLALFFGIPFLKINNNPFLLINLLDRKFFIVGMPFYLQDFFILALGAVISVIFVMIFTVVFGRIFCGWLCPQTIFMEMVFRKIEYLIEGDRNKQMKLDRQNWDSEKIQKRVLKWSVFFMISLVIAHFMFMYIIGYENMFRIIAEGPLEHPLHFTSMLSFSLAFYFVFAWLREQVCTLVCPYGRLQGVLIDKQTINVYYDTKRGENRAKWRNGEDRKAYSKGDCIDCGQCVVVCPTGIDIRNGQQLECINCTACIDACDEVMTKVGLPTGLVRYATEAEIESGKKIGITSRIVVTTVFLGLLIGLLGFLIYDRGSMEAKFIKPAGSTFFVRDGKIINNFTYTFLNKTNEKKVVSIKVLYPDNAEVISSGSSKIILKGDEILKGSISISFPEKDVKFSKQNITIAVLDDKGEILDTFETTFEGPFKLLL